The Balaenoptera acutorostrata chromosome 15, mBalAcu1.1, whole genome shotgun sequence genome contains a region encoding:
- the LOC103019629 gene encoding cytochrome c oxidase subunit 4 isoform 2, mitochondrial: protein MSFRAAWSLVLRKGGLGMRGIHSPGGTAHSKEKMPPYTNYHAQRSYPMPDEPFCTELSAEQQALKEKEKGSWTQLSHAEKVALYRLQFHETFTEMNRRSNEWKTVMGCVFFFFGFTGLLIWWQRVYVFPKKPITLMDEWKAQQLQRILDMKGNPVQGLASRWDYERKEWKK, encoded by the exons atgTCCTTTAGAGCTGCCTGGAGCTTGGTGCTGAGGAAAGGAGGACTTGGAATGCGAGGGATCCACAGCCCAGGAGGCACTG CCCACAGCAAGGAGAAGATGCCCCCCTATACCAACTACCATGCCCAGCGCTCCTACCCCATGCCCGATGAGCCCTTCTGCACGGAGCTCAGCGCAGAGCAGCAGGCcctgaaggagaaggagaaaggcagCTGGACGCAACTGAGCCACGCTGAGAAGGTGGCCC TGTACCGGCTCCAGTTCCATGAGACCTTCACAGAGATGAACCGTCGTTCCAACGAGTGGAAGACAGTGATGGGCTGtgtcttcttcttctttggaTTCACAGGTCTGCTGATTTGGTGGCAGCGGGTCTATG TGTTCCCTAAGAAACCCATCACCCTGATGGATGAGTGGAAGGCCCAGCAGCTCCAGCGCATCCTGGACATGAAGGGCAACCCTGTGCAAGGCCTGGCCTCCCGGTGGGACTATGAGAGGAAGGAGTGGAAGAAGTGA